From one Orcinus orca chromosome 10, mOrcOrc1.1, whole genome shotgun sequence genomic stretch:
- the LOC101282698 gene encoding cathelicidin-5-like has translation METQRASLALGRWSLWLLLLGLVVPSASAQTLSYNEAVIRALDRLNEWSSEANLYRLLELDPPPKADENLDTPKPVSFTVKETVCPRTTQQPPEQCDFKENGLVKECVGTVTLAQIRDNFDITCTVPQSVRGLRSLGRKILRGWKKYGPIIVPIIRLIG, from the exons ATGGAGACTCAGAGGGCCAGCCTCGCCCTGGGGCGGTGGTCACTGTGGCTACTGCTGCTGGGACTAGTGGTGCCCTCGGCCAGCGCCCAGACCCTCAGCTACAACGAGGCCGTGATTCGTGCTTTGGATCGTCTCAACGAGTGGTCCTCAGAAGCTAATCTCTACCGCCTCCTGGAGCTGGACCCACCTCCCAAGGCC GATGAGAACCTGGACACCCCAAAGCCTGTGAGCTTCACGGTGAAGGAGACCGTGTGCCCCAGGACGACCCAGCAGCCCCCGGAGCAGTGTGACTTCAAGGAGaatggg CTGGTGAAAGAGTGTGTGGGGACAGTCACCCTGGCTCAGATCAGGGACAACTTCGATATCACTTGCACTGTG CCCCAGAGTGTCAGGGGACTGAGAAGCCTCGGTAGGAAGATACTAAGAGGTTGGAAGAAGTATGGCCCGATTATCGTCCCAATAATCAGATTAATTGGGTGA